One genomic window of Elaeis guineensis isolate ETL-2024a chromosome 2, EG11, whole genome shotgun sequence includes the following:
- the LOC105038370 gene encoding uncharacterized protein has translation MKKSGATVAVASSAAALIVAASYSAALSDSFADPKSQCPSQPSEPEEQRRSSPAADRFAPRFDGLRFIETLVTAHR, from the exons ATGAAGAAATCTGGGGCGACGGTTGCCGTCGCATCCTCCGCCGCCGCCCTCATCGTCGCCGCCTCCTACTCCGCCGCGCTCTCCGATTCCTTCGCCGATCCCAAGTCCCAGTGTCCTAGCCAG CCCAGCGAGCCGGAGGAACAGCGGCGGTCGTCTCCGGCGGCGGATAGATTTGCTCCGAGATTCGATGGATTGCGGTTTATTGAGACCCTCGTGACGGCTCACCGATGA